TGGGCTTTTTCTTGcgcttgtgttttcttttctgggtGCTTGGGGTCTCCTCTCCTGAGCCCTCGCTCTCCCCCCGGGAGGAATCTGTGGAAGTtctctcctgctcctttttctttttcttcctctttttgtgTGAGCgctttttttgcttcttcttgtgggatttcttggtttttttccttttgtgggACTCACGGGCTGTTTGCTTCCCCAGGTGGGATTTCTTCTTCCCATTGACAGCATTTTGCTCATCTCCTTCCTGCTGATCACTGGAAAAAGAACAGGAGGAAGTGAACTGAAAGCCACTGAGTGATGAAACTCATTCATATCCAATCTGTAAGCCTGAAAAATATTGGTGATTCTGCTGGGTGTAggttaaaaataattcattctgTCTTAAAGTCTTGTTTTTCCACTCTCCAGGATGCTGCAATTTATTTACCTCCCAGACTCGTAGATTTTGGTAAATCCAGCTAAACATGACTATCTTAATACAAAAGATTCTCCTAAGACTCACACCACATTAATGGATTTGAGTTTTTTAACAGTTAGGCTTTGCGTTCAAGGTTGATCTCTATTCAAAATTCAAAACTCGGTTTGTAAAATTCCCTGCAGAGCTTCTCAGAAGGCAGATTCTGGATCCATCAGTAAGGGTGGCTGCCTTACCTGTCTGTGTCAAATTCTTCAGGGTACAACTCTTTATATCCACTGTGCCCCCACCTGTAAGAAAGCAGAACCATCCATTAAAAACACACAACCTATTTGAGGACAAAAGTGCAATTCTGAAAAGGCAGAGCCACAGAATGAATCTGAGTTTAGACAGGAAGGAAATAGGACTGATTTGGTTGGTGCTATTTAAACACACCTTATGTTCTCAAACCACAACTCTGATTTCTTTAAATCCAACTCTGGACTTGTGTTTCTTGAGATTTTTTAAGCTTATTGGGTAGAGTAATAAATATTAAGCTTAGGGCTGGGCTTTTGTTGCTTAGTGTGGCTTAGAAACTCCACAGATGAGCTCAGATTGGTTTTTCTGTGACATGGCAGAAGTTTGTACATGTCATTCATTCTCAAAATGAGCTGAAGCTCTATTTCATCATACCAAACAGAaatgtgtcctttttttttgtacaggGCTCCAAAAAGATGTTTCAATTACaaccacagacacacagaattCCCTCACAGACCTGTCTGGCATGTTGGCTTCACATTCATACAGCTTTTTATTCCAGGATCTGGCCCTGAGGAGATCATCTTCCACCAGGTCAAGGAGCTGCGGGTTCCTGGATCTCCAGtctgccctgtgcccctccTCGTCGAAGCCATCGCTGCGCATGCGGCTGCTGCGGAGAGGGAACAGCTCCTTCAGGTGAGGAACAGCTCCTTCAGGTGAGGAACAGCTCCTTCAGGTGGGGAACAGCTCCTTCAGGTGAGGAACAGCTCCTTCAGGTGAGGAACAGCTCCTTCAGGTGAGGAACAGCTCCTTTGGGTGGGGAACAGCCCCCTCAGGTGAGGAACAGCTCCTTCAGGTGGGGAACAGCCCCCTCAGGTGGGGAACAGCTCCTTCAGGTGGGGAACAGCCCCTTTGGGTGGGGAACAGCCCCTTTGGGTGGGGAACAGCTCCTTCAGGTGAGGAACAGCCCCTCAGGTGGGGAACAGCCCCTCAGGTGAGGAACAGCTCCTTCAGGTGAGGAACAGCCCCTTCGGGTGGGGAACAGCCCCTTTGGGTGGGGAACAGCTCCTTCAGGTGGGGAACAGCTCCTTCAGGTGAGGAACAGCTCCTTCAGGTGAGGAACAGCCCCTCAGGTGGGGAACAGCTCCTTCAGGTGGGGAACAGCTCCTTCAGGTGAGGAACAGCTCCTTCAGGTGGGGAACAGCTCCTTCAGGTGGGGAACAGCTCCTTCAGGTGAGGAACAGCCCCTCAGGTGGGGAACAGCTCCTTCAGGTGGGGAACAGCCCCTCAGGTGAGGAACAGCCCCTCAGGTGGGGAACCCCTCCCAGCCACCCCTCATTCACGGGGGACCTCCCAGCACATCTCACACCAATGGTCAGGCTTAAGCAGAGGCTCGACCTCTTTCCAGGAGTCATTAAGGAGGTAATGGATGTTCCTGTGGTGTGTCTCACCTGGAGGTGTCTGACAGCattctgctctgccttttccagTAAGTCTCTTCTGTCTGCTTCTCCCACTCCCgtattttccacatttctgtCTCTTCCTGAAGCTGAAAGtcacagaaagggaaaggagtttAACATCAGGGAAAATTCACAGCCACGCAGCACCAACCTCAACACTCCTGGTAAGGAAACTCACAGCCACCTTTCCTACCATCCCCAAACAAAGGATTACTTACACATATCTGTATCCAAAAGAGAACCTCCTGGTGGTGGTTAGACCTGCTGAATTACGATTCATGAAACACTCTGCTAAACTTAATGGAGTTGCTTAATCTTGCACTAAAATCCTGCCTGTGCACACAACGTCCACATTGTTTCATGCAATAAAAAGCACATACACAGCGccaacaaataaaacaaaacaaaacctattAAAGATTTGCTACTTTTTAAGTAACTACAGACATATTCCCTCAGCGGGGTGAGAAACCGAAACTCGGGGAAAACCGGAACGGCGTTAAACCAAAAGCGACCCCGAGGATGCGGCCGACTGAGCAGACTCTTATTTCTGCCCAACACTCCCGCTCTGCCCCGCAGCATCAGCAGGAGCCGCACCACCGGGATGTCCCCGCAGCCCGGGATGTCCCCGCACCCTCACGGTGTCCCCGCACCCTCACGGTGTCCCCGCAGCTCGGCGCCGCAGGCCCCGCTGGGCGCGGGCGGCCGGGGCCTCACCTTGTTGTGCGCTCCGGTGTGGCGGATGACGTTGCgcagcagcaccttccccacGGGCACGCGGGACATGCTGCGGGCGCTGCCGCGGGCCGGCCCGGgcgcggtgccggtgccggtgccggtgctgGCGGTGTttgcggcggggccgggccgggccgggccgggcgggggacGCGGAAACGCGCGGGGCCGCGCGCGCGCCGCTTCCGGCGCCGTCTCCCGGGCAACGGCGCCGCCAGGGCCGTGAGGGCCGTGAGGGCCGCGGGCTCCGGGACGGACCCGAACAGCCCCGAACGGGCCCGAACCGCCCCGAACGGACCCGGGACAGCCCCGAACGGGCCCGAACCGCCCCGAACGGACCCGGGACAGCCCCGAACGGGCCCGGTACAGCCCCGAACGGACCCGAACCTCCCCGAACGGACCCGAACCTCCCCGAACGGACCCGGACAGCCCCGAACGGACCCGAACCTCCCCGAACGGACCCGGGACAGTCCCGAACGGACCCGGACCGCCCCGAACAGCCCCGAACGGACCCGGACAGCCCCGAACGCATCCGAACAGCCCCGAACGGACCCGGACAGCCCCGAACGGACCCGGACAGCCCCGAACGGACCCGGGACAGCCCCGAACGGACCCGAACCGCCCCGAACAGCCCCGAACGGACCCGGGACAGCCCCGAACGGACCCGGACAGCCCCGAAcgggcccggcccggcaccGGATCcagccccgcgctgcccccgcgGCTCGGACCGCCCGGGCCCCGCTGCCGGAGCTGGGGATGGCCCGGGACAGCCGGTGGCTGCTCTAAAGAAATCctcttttgggggaaaaatagcCCAGAAATTCCCAGAACCACTGTGGCTGGGTAATGCTGGAAACGATGGAACTCGTTAATAGCTTAAATCAATTACTTAACCAGTAAAATTTAAGTAATGGcttaaattccattttaagGAATGgtttaaattccattttaagGAATGgtttaaattccattttaagGAATggtttaaattcagttttaaggaatggttttaataaaatattaaatgatcGTTTTAATCAGTTTTGGGTcgtatttataatttaattatttttttaaaattgccttttaattaattgttttctgTAATTGTGGATATTCTTAGCCAGCATTTAGCAAAGCTGTTGTAAGATACTTCTGCAGAAACACAGCTTGGGTGAACGACTGAAACTTCTTGAAGTTTTGGCAGATTACACAACAAAAGCCCAGAGTGAAAATCTTTGGTAGGAGTGGGGTTAAGGGaatttttaattcactttttaCTCATGAGAGGTGAGTATCTCAAATGCCTGTAGAGatgcaaggagaaaaggaaggttGGAGGAATAGCAGCACCACCAAACTCATGAAAAAAATGAGTAAAGACTGTAAATCTTCAAAGAATTATTGAATATTTAGTCACAGTACTTGCTATGTGCTGTAATAAAGAACCACCAATGCCTGCACGCTTTACTGAAGGGACAGCAGGGACGTGGTGGTGtgtttttgttaaataaatGGCCAGGATCCCATGGCTAGAGCAGCTCTCCTCAAGTATTTAATGCTGGCCCGAcgtgtcacacacagccccacagctggaCAGCGCAGAGAggaagctgcaggcagcaaaaaGCAAATGTCCGGGAAGATCTGTGATTAAATTTCAGGTTAATAGGGAGAGTTGCACTGTGAGGCTGCAGAGCACTGACCCAGAGCAGGAAAGCCACGCACAACTGAAGAGAAAAGCACTGGGACATGGTTTAGTAGTTGTCAATTCCAAACGTTTAATGGATCATGGGTTCACTAGAGCCAGTCTGGAATCAGGGTATTTCAGGTCATTCAAGAAAATCCAGAATCTTAAtgcacttttttgtttttttgcgCTTAAGCAAGGCATCACAGCAACCAGACACTAAATAGTtcccacaaaaatatttaatttccacagtattttctttcagtatctTTAGTGAATTATGTAGAATTTTACAGGAGACAGTACTTAATGCAATATACAGAATAACAGGATCAGCCTGAAcaacttcttcctttttttccaactCTGCCCCCCTATTTAATTCTCCTGGTCACTCTGTCATGACTGcacatttgtcctttttttacATGAACATTTCCATGTGCGAAGTGGAATTTCAGAATGTTCAGCACTGCAGCCCTTGCAGGGTGCAATGCCTGGGGTGAGTGGACACGAGTCCAACAGACTAGAGAAGCACCTTACATACAATATGTACATGGAGAGCACATTCTGCAGCTTCACTGGGGCTGGAAAAAACATAAGACAATCCAGGGGAGGTCTGCAATTCCAGTGGCTTAAGTCAGAGCTTCCTATGTTAGAACgcctgaaatgaaaaatcccGAACATCCCAGTCCTCACATGATTTAACATCCCCTGGTGGGGTTATCAGCATGTGTGATTTGTCTACGCTGCCTTCCAACACACGTGGAACATTCTGCAAAACAGTTACTTCCATGGCACCGGAGCCCGGGGTTAACTCAGCCAGAGGAACAGCAGCTACAGAGTTTCCACAGCAAAAGCAGATGTCAGTGAGAGTGGTGAGGAgacagcacagccccagagctgtgACCCCACAGACAGCAGTGCTCTTTCCCCTTAAAGTGCTCAAAAAGGGATCACGGAGCTCAGAAGGTCCCGGCCAGTGCCAAATGCCAAAAAGGCTTTGGAACAGCCGTGCTGGCCTTTGAGACACTACCCCAGGCACTCCAGTGCTGTGCCATCTCCCCAGAACAGGATGTGGGGGAGCTCCCCTCCTCCTGGTACCCCTCTGTGGCCATCTCACCTGAGCTCCTGTCACGAGATGTTTGAAATTCCAGTCTCTGACAACACCGAGGTCGTGGAACTGTTGGTATGCACCCCCTGGGCACCCGAGTTTAGAAGCAGCTGGCACAATGCCAggataattttgtttattttttaaaatctgggaTGCTTAACTCTGTTTTGGAAGAGTTTGCAAGTTAACTAACTGTATAAAAATACAGTGTAGCTGTAATATTGCTCTGAAAAGCACttttgcaaactttttttttttttttttctgtacagacTGGTAAATAACATTACCAGATaatataatacattttttaaataaaaaaaggaactCTCTCAAAGTCTGAACACTAAAGTCTAAATAGCTTGTTTAAAACACAACAGTGTGACCcatgaaaattctgttttgcatgGTTAAATTATAGCAGCATGGTTACTGGCTTTTCAAGGAATTTCTTGAACTCAGCAAGCCACTGTGCTCCAACTGCTCCATCCACAACACGGTGATCACAGCTCAGGGTGACAGACATCATGCTGGCCACGTCAAAGctgggagaaaaacaacaaaaaaagggtTAACACACTCCTCTGCAAGGCAGTGCCACttacacagcagaaaaagctaCTTGGAGAGCCAGGAATAGCAGCTGGAGCTTGGTGGCAGATGTTTCCCCCAGCTGCACTGGGGAGCAGATCATGTTCATTCCTTCTCTGAGGAAAACCAAGGAAGGAACTCCCCACAGGCACTAAAAACACCTCTGGGTGTTCCCCTTAGGGCAGGGAGCTCAGCTGTCCTTGCAGCAGAGAAGACAGCCccacacaaaggaaaacaacccTTTTAGCTGCAAGCAAGGGGATATTAGATACAGGATCCATCCTTTAGGCTCTCCTTAAATGCAAATTGAAGCAGGCACTGAAAGCACTGTGTCAACAGTACATTTTAGGGTTTTTACAATTATTATCTAATGTAGGTGTTAGGAAACTAGGCATGATTTCAGGGTTTGAGCTCAGGATCAGATGAAAACTCACCCTTTCTCATTATCAGCTGGCACTAGTATTTCTTTTGAGGAACCCACTGCCAGGATGCAGGCTTGAGGTGGATTGATTATGGCAGAGAAATTCTTAATCCCATACATTCCTAAATTGGAAATCGTGAAAGTCCCAccctaaaagaaaacaaacacattcaTGGGCAAACTCAAAATACTGGTTTATGTGGGAATATGAGGAGAGGGGGGGACCTCCTTCcagtctgcagcttcctgaTGAGGGGAGGCTCTTtggtgagcagggacaggatccagggagcagctggagctgtgccaggggaatttgggatggagatcagggaaaggcttttcccccagagggtgctggcactgcccaggctccccagggaacgGGCACAGCCtcgaggctgccagagctccaggagcctttggacagcagtgccagggatgcccagggtgggatttgggggtgtcagtgcagggccaggggctgcatTCAATGGTCCCTGTgagtcccttcccactcaggatattctgtgattactGAACAAGGCTCAAACATCACAAAACAGCCTTTGCTCCTTTTAAACAAGCCAAGAGCAGCAGAGTTTAACACCACCATGGGTTTCTCACCTGGAATTCGTGAGGCTGGAGCTTCCCTTCCCGGGCTTTGGCTGCCAGGGAAGCCACGTCCTTGCTGATGGCAGCCAGGCCCTTGATGTGGGCGTTGAAGACGATGGGGGTGATGAGCCCTGCGGGGGTGCTGACAGCCACACTCACGTCCACCACGTGATTCCTGCaacacacacagcagctgaaatcactccagcaagggagcaaacagaaaaaaatcaaaacagtcCAGATTAACCCAAATTTAACATGAATTTGTGACAATTATTTCACCTTGCCCACCAGCCTCAGACTCAAAGATTTTATCACTTTAACAGAACCTCTCACCTTCACATCatatttttcccctccctcaaATCCCAGCAGAAGTTCTGTTTTGCCATGAACGAAGGAATTTTCTGGCTCTGACCATGCCATACACTTACTGCCTAATAACTGTGTCCATCCATGAAGAATTTGCCTCAGGCACCTTCAAGCATGCCAATGCAGAAGCTTTAATTATGAAATCATTGACAGAAAGCTTAATGTTCTCCGAGACCTCCTGCAAAAGAAGAGATTCCAGGTGTCAGTCTGTCCCCTGCACATCCCCCCAGCTGATGAGGGTAGTCACTGCAGTTCACAGGGGACATTAGGAAACAATCAACCACTTGCAAGCATTAAAATTCAAGGATAATCTAGAAGGTGGAAGTATCTCCATAATTTAAGAACATaggttttttaaatgtttcgTTTTCCTCAAACTTGGCTTAGAATTATTATTctacctaattttttttcacctttctcaCTATTATAAAGCTTtctatccttttattttccaccTGAAATAATGAATCACCACCAAGCAGAGCTGAGAAGAGCCCCTTAGGGAAGTCAGGAATCAGCAGACGTGAGGAAAATCTCATTCTGTCACAGACAGTCCAGAACTGACCCACAAAAGGCATGGAAAAGaatggtttttttcccaagccaAGATCCTAGAACTCACCTGATTGAGCTCTTTCCTTAGCACCAGGACTTTTCCCATGTTGACATCGATGGACAGGTAGTAGTGAGGTATCGTTTGTTTGGACTGCATCAGCCTCTGAGCAATGACCTGGGGGTGTGCAGAGCACGGAACACAAATCAGCctggaacattcccagctcaaCCAGTGATCTTGGAAAAGACTGGAGCCTTACCCTGCGAATGTTGCTGATGGGGATGTCCGTGAAGGTCCCCTCGGGTGCTGCCcccactgcagcaggaattgcctctggagctgcagcctgcagggaaCACCAGCGTCACCGCCAGAAACACCCAAAGAGCACCTGCAGCTCAGTGCTGAGGCCAAGCTGCCtcttgggaagagcagcagctaTTTCCACCTCTCCAGTGCCCACCAGGCTCCTTCTGACCCCTACATTTGGCTACAAAATGCAGTATGGAGTGTTTTAGCAGCTCGACACGGAGATGTGTTGCTGTGAAGCTCCCAGACCAGCCAGTCCTGCTCTGGCTGTTGTACAGTGCTGGGGGGGCTCTCCCAAactgcagcacacagagaaacacCTCCATCAGCTCAGGGACAACACAAACCACAGCATCAGAACACTTCTGGGGCAGCAGCGACAGGCTGGGGTTTGCCAGGTCTGGCTTTCCTTCTGATCCCCTCTCTTCAGCAATGCTGGACCAGCTGGGACTGGGTGAGCTCAGCCCGTGCAGATTTAGCAGCCAAAGGAAGGCTTGGGAgcacactattttttttcttagtggaGTATCAAAGGACAAACAAAGGGAGAAGGCTTCATCAGTGTTTCTGGCAGGTTAAATTTCCCAACCTTACAGTCACCACCGCCCACACAATCCAGCAATGCCAGTTCCATGCAGGAACTGCCCTTCCACAGAGCCTTTCCATTCCTGTAATACCCATTCCCACAGATTTCCAGCCTACTCACTGGAGCAGCCTTTGATGGCACAAATGACTCCACATCTTTTTTGGTGATTCTGCCATCTGGTCCAGTACCtgaaagaggcaaaggaaaatggGAGAACATTTTGAATATTTCCGACATGGCTTTGCTTCTAAAGCAAAGTTTTATTCAACAGAGAGAATCACTGAACACAACTCCTGGCTCACAGCTGCACAGTCAGGAAGAACAGGAAAATATGGATCTACAGGGACAGAAAACTGACAGTGAGAGCaaagaagtggaaaagaaaggtACCTTTCACTTGGGTAAGGTCGattcctttctctgctgccaACTTCTTTGCCAGGGGACTGACCACGACCCTTCCTCCTTTGCGGGGTGGCCCCGCTGagggggctgctggagcaggagcagcagcaggctggggaggaggaggagcagctgcaggaggtgcCATCACCTTAACAAAGAATCAAAGCCATCAGTGGAACCCACAGCAAGAGAACTGGCCCATCTAATTATCAATCAAGAGATAATGACTCATCTGCACAAAGGCTCCCAGAAATGAAATCAGAAACTCACTGGGAAGGAGGTCAGCTGAGCTATAcaccaaataaaacaaagaacttATGCTCCCCATTTTCAAGGATGAGGAGGCACAAGCAACAAGCTGGGAAAAAGATGAGAATGAATGAAACCTGCTGTAGGTGTTGGAGGGCAAATCAGTGATCACTTCTCAACACACGGATCAGCCTTGCACTCACAAATCAGAACACTCCTCCTGAAGCCTGGGCTTCACATTGTCAACAGCACCTTGGGTCAGTGGTGCCCCTGACTTCTCCTTacctgtggaggaggaggaggagaaggagctgctgccttcatGTCAGTGACTGCAGCAGCCTGGTAGTCAGCAAAGGCTGGAATATCAGCCTCCTTCTCCACAATGATGCACAGAGGAGCTCCTAAGGGCACATCTCTTGTTCCTTCAGGCACCAAGATCTTTGCCAGGTAGCCTTCCTCCTGCACTTCAAAGCCTGCAGGGGAGAGAAACAACACTGAGGAACTGAAGAGCTgctccaagtgctgctgctggagactgGCAGCTGAAGCAGGAGAATCCTTTCCAGCAGGGAACCTCTCCACACACTTGCTAAGAAGGATTGATGAGGAAATAAAAGTGCTTTTAGGAGCACTTTAGGAGTTCTGAAATTCCACTTCGCACATGGAAATGTTCATgtaaaaaaaggacaaatgttTGGCTCTCCAGTGGAACGAGATGTTAACAAAGCCTGTCCCACAGCACCACCCCCTGAGCagccagaggagctggcagaggctgctcaggACCCTTCCAAGGGCACCTCACCCACCCTGGCTGGGGACTCACCGATTGTGGCTTTGTCTGTCTCAATTTCGGCCAGTAAGTCTCCCTCATTCAGCTTCTCCCCAACCTTCTTCTCCCACCTCTGCACTGTGCCCATTGTCATGGTGggtgacagagcagggagggtgATCTGGGAAGGCACAGAACACAACAGAGTCACATCCTGCTCACCCAGAAGGCTCAGGAACACACTGTGACCTCCTGGGAAATGATGCCAACCTAAAGAAGCAGCTTTAATGCACTCCTGGGTCTGGCTCCAGGACAGCCAAGCAGAGCTGTCCCACTCTGCTGCTTTGGCTTCTTTTAGCAAGGCCTGAGCAGGAGAGCAAGCAAGAGCAGAGGGCAAGAAATGGACAAATCAAAATGATCATCACTGCCATCACCCTGCAAGGCTAAGGAAGGCTGCAGCAAGTCACTTTGTCATTGTGACACACACGGGGAGCAAAACTGGGCAGAGGGGGcaagcagagggaagaaagcaACTTTAGTAGCCAAAACACAAATTTAGAAGCCATTCATTAAttgttttattactgttttagAACATCTCAGACAAATCAGTTCCCACATGCTTCATCTGTGGGATGGGGTTCAATATTCCagagtttatttttcaaagcaacCCCCTGTACAAAGTGCTCAAATCCATCAGTGGATACACTTCAAAACCTAAGCAGAGCAAAAAGGTTATACCCACAAACACAGTTCATTACTGGTCACCCACAGACACATCTGGTGTGGTCAGCAGAGCACCACAGACTGGAGTTCTGCTCTGAGATATGAGCAGAGCTTACTCACACTAAGCACAAGGGCTTTTTATACCACAACTGTCCAAGTAATGCAGATTTGGCACATTTTTCAAGACAACAAGCCTGGAGGGACAAGT
This portion of the Vidua macroura isolate BioBank_ID:100142 chromosome 22, ASM2450914v1, whole genome shotgun sequence genome encodes:
- the NKAPD1 gene encoding uncharacterized protein NKAPD1 isoform X2 — its product is MWKIREWEKQTEETYWKRQSRMLSDTSSSRMRSDGFDEEGHRADWRSRNPQLLDLVEDDLLRARSWNKKLYECEANMPDRWGHSGYKELYPEEFDTDSDQQEGDEQNAVNGKKKSHLGKQTARESHKRKKTKKSHKKKQKKRSHKKRKKKKKEQERTSTDSSRGESEGSGEETPSTQKRKHKRKKKPRKVPAKEPTSSSGQESDFCHASSSSTSSSEDTESEGKKEKRPPRKRKKRHNSVPERPSEVPEKRSKRKNWKVAGDEKSEDSSDED
- the NKAPD1 gene encoding uncharacterized protein NKAPD1 isoform X1, giving the protein MSRVPVGKVLLRNVIRHTGAHNKLQEETEMWKIREWEKQTEETYWKRQSRMLSDTSSSRMRSDGFDEEGHRADWRSRNPQLLDLVEDDLLRARSWNKKLYECEANMPDRWGHSGYKELYPEEFDTDSDQQEGDEQNAVNGKKKSHLGKQTARESHKRKKTKKSHKKKQKKRSHKKRKKKKKEQERTSTDSSRGESEGSGEETPSTQKRKHKRKKKPRKVPAKEPTSSSGQESDFCHASSSSTSSSEDTESEGKKEKRPPRKRKKRHNSVPERPSEVPEKRSKRKNWKVAGDEKSEDSSDED
- the DLAT gene encoding LOW QUALITY PROTEIN: dihydrolipoyllysine-residue acetyltransferase component of pyruvate dehydrogenase complex, mitochondrial (The sequence of the model RefSeq protein was modified relative to this genomic sequence to represent the inferred CDS: deleted 1 base in 1 codon) translates to MRPVPSPPAPAEQSRPPAVPSLPGSCAEPHGAPVCPCRAPGQPAGPPRCGRGGAEAVPEAGPLPPAAALRPPQCRAAPPARRSPSAAGPGPPGPARLQPSPSMWRVLARRVSRGAARPPGLVRPRRALGAGVGAGAGPARRGPVWGGPAPRPLLPPPAWPRLVPRRCCSLPAHQKVALPALSPTMQMGTIARWEKKEGDKINEGDLIAEVETDKATVGFESLEECYLAKILVPEGTRDVPIGAVICITVEKPEYIDAFKNYTLDSAAAAPPAASVPPPPAAAPSPPPQPSPQAPGSSYPPHMQITLPALSPTMTMGTVQRWEKKVGEKLNEGDLLAEIETDKATIGFEVQEEGYLAKILVPEGTRDVPLGAPLCIIVEKEADIPAFADYQAAAVTDMKAAAPSPPPPPQVMAPPAAAPPPPQPAAAPAPAAPSAGPPRKGGRVVVSPLAKKLAAEKGIDLTQVKGTGPDGRITKKDVESFVPSKAAPAAAPEAIPAAVGAAPEGTFTDIPISNIRRVIAQRLMQSKQTIPHYYLSIDVNMGKVLVLRKELNQEVSENIKLSVNDFIIKASALACLKVPEANSSWMDTVIRQNHVVDVSVAVSTPAGLITPIVFNAHIKGLAAISKDVASLAAKAREGKLQPHEFQGGTFTISNLGMYGIKNFSAIINPPQACILAVGSSKEILVPADNEKGFDVASMMSVTLSCDHRVVDGAVGAQWLAEFKKFLEKPVTMLL